A segment of the Nostoc sp. TCL26-01 genome:
CGAAGTTACCCCACCAGAAGAAGCGATCGCTTATTTGAAAAAAATCTTGCGGGATATGCTAGACGCACCCCTCAAGACAACTCACACACCTAGCTTTGCTCCAGATAAAGATAGTCTGAATATTTGGTTAATCACGGGAGTCAATGGCGCAGGTAAAACCACTACTATTGGTAAAATCTCTCACCTGGCACAAAAATCAGGCTATCGCTGCTTGATTGGTGCAGCCGATACATTCAGAGCTGCGGCGGTGGAACAGGTAAAAGTTTGGGGGAAAAGAAGTGGTGTAGAAGTAATTGCTAATCCTGGTAAAAATACAGACCCAGCCGCCGTTGTCTTTGATGCGATCGCAGCTGCTCAATCTCGCAATACTGAATTATTACTGGTAGACACCGCCGGACGACTGCAAAATAAGAAAAACTTAATGGATGAACTCAGTAAAATCCGCCGGATTATTGATAAAAAAGCCCCTGATGCCAAAATAGAATCTCTCTTGGTTTTAGATGCCACTCTAGGTCAAAATGGCTTGCGACAAGCCGAAGTTTTCTCTCAAGCAGCCCAACTTAGTGGCGTAGTCTTAACCAAGCTTGATGGTACTGCTAAGGGTGGTGTTGCTTTGGCAGTTGTTCAGCAGCTAGGTTTACCCATCCGCTTTATTGGTGCAGGGGAAGGCATTGAAGACTTACGTCCCTTTTCTAGCTACGAGTTTGTGGAAGCTTTGTTAAGTGGCTAGGGGAAGGAGGATATTTCGGGGAGGGGATTTTAGTATACTTTTTGACTTTTCAAACATTCTCTAAAACTTCTACCTCCTCCCCTGGTGCAATTAATGTTCTACCCACAGGTAACACAGCTAGAGCATTAGTTTGCGCCAGATTAATTAAATTACCAGAGCTATGACTCCCACCAGCCTGATGAAACTCGTATACTCCATCAACCAAATGTAAGCTTCCCCAAACATATACTTCGCGCTTACCGTCTGATCGCAATTCATCATGCGATCGCACTTTCACAAATCTTGGCTCCCAACCCTCAGCCAGTCCCCCTAATTTCCTTATCACTGGTTGCACAAATCGCCAAAACGTCACCAATACTGCCGCCGGATTTCCTGGTAAACCGAAATAGATGGGAGACTGAGGGAAGGTGGCGACAGTGAGGGGTTTTCCGGGACGCATGGCTACGCTACGAATGTGAATTTCTGCGCCTAGTGCCGCTAGAATTTTGTCAATATAGTCATAATCGCCTACAGAAACACCACCGGAAGAAATGACTATATCAGCATTATTGACATCATAATTAATGGTTTCTGTCAAGGCTGTGGGATGATCTTTGACGATACCTAGTAATATTGGTTCTGCACCAATTTGCCGCACCAAAGCAGCTAAAGCATATTGATTAGAATCAACAATTTGTCCTGGTTGTAAAGGCTGTTCCAGTGTTACCAACTCGTCTCCTGTAGAAAAAATCGCTATGCGAGGACGGCGGTAAACCTTGACTTGTGAACACTGTAAAGCTGCTAACACAGCAATTTCTGGTGCATTTAACCTAATACCTGCTGGTAATAATTGTGTCCCTGCTTGATAATAAGCGGCTTTGCGTCTGACAAATTCCCCTGGTTTTGGTGTAGCCATAATCAACACGCGGTTATCTTCCCGGTGTGTTCTTTCTTGCATCACCACAGTATCCGCACCTTGAGGCATCATCGCCCCTGTAAATATTCGCGCGGCTTGTCCTGGTTGCAGTGTAGACTGTGGTTGATCACCTGCGGGAATTTCTGCGACAATTTCTAAACTAACTGGCTGTTCACCACTAGAATTTTGCACATCCTCATAACGTACCGCATAGCCATCCATCGCCGAATTATCCCAATGGGGAAAATCTAGAGGACTAATTACAGGTGTAGCCAGAATGCGTCCATGTGCTGTAGATAAATCGACGATTTCTGTGTCTTGTTGACTATCTAACGGCTGGACTAAATTAAAAATAATCTCTGTGGCATCCCTGACTGATAACATAGCGATCGCTACTAAAATTTTATATACCTTGATTAAGCAAAAAGCACTTTATTCAGATTAATACCTTACTGAATAAGGTACAACTTATTAGGCTATTATTGAGAAATAATATAATCTGCAAATCCTACAGTCTCTACCACATCTTGATTTGTTACTTCTTGAATTATACCCGATATATCAATTGCAAAAAACTTAAACCCTAGTGAAGAAATCTCTTGAGTAAATGATGCTAAACCTCCAACAAATTCAAAAGTTCCTGGAACGAATTCCATCATAATTTTTACTTCATTGTTTAGTTTTACAACATCTAATAAGCTACGAAATATATAAGGTTCTGCTCCTTCTGCATCGATTTTGATAAAATTTGGTATGAAATTGTTATTTAGCAGATAAGCGTTAATATCGACCGCAGGAATTGAAATAGTGTTTCCGTCATTAAGTGAATCCGTCCAATCTTCTTCATAAAGAGCAATATGACTACCTGCTGCATAACGTGTAAGTTGTTTAAATTCAACTACACCATCTTTGTCAAAAGCTGCTTTATTTTCTAAAGTAACTCTTGGCAAAATACCGTTAGAAACTATGGAGTCATTGAGATAAGCGAATGTCTGAGGATTTGCTTCAAATGCAACAACGTGACCTTCTGATCCCACTAAAAATGCCATAGTCAATGTGTGAAATCCCTGGTTAGCACCGATTTCTAGGCATTTCATTCCTGGTTTAATATTGGCTTTTAAGTAATTTACTATCCCTGTTTCATAAGCTTGACTGATGATTTGTGGTGTGACTAGAATACACCGACTGTCTAAAAAGATATGACAAGCCAAAGGATGTGGGGCAATTACTCGATTATTGCCTAAGTATGTAGCATTAAACTGATACCTATTTCTAGGTATATAAAATTCTGTAACTAAATTCGACTTTGTGAGAATATCAAGCTGTTGTTCTATGTTAATAAGTTTTTGTGGGATAGTATCAAGCTGTTGTTCTACATCTACAATTTTTTGCTGTATGGTAGGAAGCTGTTGTTCTACATCTACAATTTTTTGCTGTATGGTAGGAAGCTGTTGTTCTACATCTACAATTTTTTGCTGTAGAGAATTCAATCCTAGCAAATTCTTGAGTGAGTGCTTAACAGAACTTGGAAGTATCTTTTTTAGTAACAACATAGAAACCTTAATTATTTTTATTTTTTACAACAGAGTCCACCTCATACATCATCATAGTATTAAAGATAAAAACAACAATTTTTTCAATGTAAATAAAATCCCTATTGTTATGACGATCGCCCGAATTCCCAAAAAACATTATCCTAAAGCTGATACTTGGCGGCGTGGCTTGGCTTTGGGGTTAGATTTCCTTGGTGTTTGGTTAGTCAGTTCTTTGCTTGGCAGTAATAATCTGGGGATTCAAGTGACGCAAATTTTTGTCTTTATTGTCGGTTGGCTAATTTTGCGAGTGCTGGTAGTCTACAACAATCAAGGGCAGAGTTTAGGGCGTTGGGCGTTTGATTTAAAAGTTTTAGAAGTGGAAGACGGACAAGTTGTTGCCAGGATTCCCGAATTACAAGCACTCTTGAAACGAGAGGCTATAATTTGCTTTGGTGCTATTTTAGTGTCCATTGCTTTGGGCAATATTAGGGCGAATCCCACTGCTATACTGCTAGTGATTCCCCTAGCGCTTGACTGTGGTGCTGCCTTCTCTGATACTCAGATGCAGCAGGCTTGGCATGACCGCTACGCCAAAACTTCTATTGTTTCGTCCCGTCGTGGCTATTCGCTGGATATAAAAGTTAAGCGACTAGTTGAAATTTTGCGGCGAAATGTGAGAAGATAGTCATTTGTGTTAATTCTCTTCAGGCTTTAGCGTTTGTAAGATTATGGCTAAAAGTAAAGGTGTCCGTATTGTAGTGACACTAGAGTGTACTGAGTGTCGGACAAATCCAGACAAGCGATCTCCAGGTGTTTCACGGTATACAACAACTAAGAACCGTCGGAACACAACCAACCGTTTAGAACTGAACAAGTTCTGTACCCACTGTAATAAACATACTGTTCACAAGGAAATCAAGTAAAGATGAGCTATTACCGTCGTCGTCTGTCTCCCATCAAGCCTGGAGAACCGATTGATTATAAAGATGTTGATTTATTGCGTAAGTTCATCACCGAACGTGGTAAGATTTTACCCCGACGGATTACTGGATTGACTGCTAAACAACAGCGAGACTTGACATTAGCAATTAAACGGGCGCGGATTGTGGCTTTACTGCCATTTATCAATGCAGAAGGCTAAAACCATTTTGAATTTGTGATTTCAGATTTTGGATTATGAGGAAAAGCTGTATTGCGTTCAACATTTAGCTTTGTCTATCTGAGTCCAAAATCTTAAATCTACATCAGAAAGTGTAAAATATACCACTGCATGAGAAATAGTTGGATCAAGGATTTAACATGATAGATGAAATCCAAAATCCAGAATCAAAAATCTAAAATTACTAGAGTGCGAGAGTTGTGGAGAAGGGGACGCTAGTTGAATTTAGGGTTCAAGGCGATCGCCGTTTAGGCGTAGTAGATCGTCCAGACGGTAAGACCCGTTGGTTTGTGGTAGATGAACGCGGTCAACCCCACAGCCTCGCGCCTAGACAAATTACATATATAGTTAACGGTAGTACCTACAAGCCATCTGATATCAGTGGGTTTTTGCAGGAAATCCAGCCTTTCTTAGACCCTTCCAGTTTGGAAGTAGCTTGGGAATTACTGGTGGAGGATGGGGAAACAGTCACACCGGCTGCTATGGCTAACTTACTGTTTTCGGAATCAGCACCTGCTCCCTGTTATGCTGCTCATTGCCTATTATCAGATGACAAGCTTTATTTTAAGCAAAAAGGTGATGCCTACGAGCCGAGAACGGCGGCTCAAGTAGCAGAACGCAAACACCAGATAGAAGTAGAAGCCCTCAAAGCTAGAGGACAGCAAGAATTTTTAGTGCGTATAGAGCAAGCACTCCAAGGTGAAGCAGTAGAATGGTCACGCCATGACCGTCAACGCCTAGAAGCATTGGAAAAATACGCAGCCTTACTGGCAGATATTGTCCGGGTAGGGCTAAACTTTGATTCTCTGGCACGTGCTTATCCCCCCCCGGCCACAGTTTTAGAAACAATGAATCTCTTGGGGCGAACTGCAACTCCCCAAGGAGCTTTTCAACTACTGGTAGACTTAGGATGGTGGAGTGCTAATGAAAACTTGTTCCTGCGTCGTTCGTCTATCCCAATTCAGTTTCCTAACAAGGTATTAGAAGTGGCGCAACAGCGTTTGGATTTCCCGCCAACAGACTTAGATGCAAATCGCCTCGATTTGACTCACCTGAAGGTTTATACGATTGATGACGAAAGCACCACAGAAATAGATGATGGTCTAAGTTGGGAAAAACTCCCAGACGGTAAGGAACGGTTATGGGTGCATATTGCTGATCCGACACGCTACCTAGTGCCAGAAGATGATTTAGACTTAGAAGCTAGGAAACGGGGCAGTACAGTTTATTTGCCTACGGGGATGGTTCCCATGTTTCCAGAGTTGTTGGCAACTGGCCCGATGAGTTTAGTCCAAGGTAAAGTTTGTTGTGCTTTGAGCTTCGGTGTTGTCTTAGATATAACAGGGGCAGTAGCAGAATTCACGATTCATCCCAGTTCTATTAAACCTACCTATCGTCTCACCTATGAAGATGCAGATGAGATGTTGCAGTTAGGCGTACAAGCAGAACCGGAAATAGAAGCGATCGCGACCTGGGCTAAAAAGCGCAAATCTTGGCGCTACAATCAAGGAGCCATCAGCATCACCATGCCGGAAGCGATGATTAAAGTAAAAGGTGACGATATCAGTATCGACATCCTAGAAGACTCCGCATCACGGCAGTTAGTCGCAGAAATGATGATTTTAGCTGGTGAAGTTGCCGCCCGTTACGGTCAAGTTAATAACATTCCCTTACCCTTTCGTGGTCAACCACAACCAGAATTACCCCCAGAAGACGAACTTCTCCAATTACCACCAGGCTTTGTTCGCGCTTGTGCCATGCGTCGCTGTATGCCCAAGAGTGAAATGAGCATCACCCCAGTCCGCCACTCTGGTTTAGGATTAAATACTTATACCCAAGCCACCTCCCCGATTCGTCGTTACAGCGACTTACTCACCCACTTTCAACTCAAAGCCCACCTGCGGGGAGAAGCACCACCTTTTAGTGCCGAACAACTCAAAGAAGTAATGATGACTGTCACCAGCACCACCCAAGAAGTGACAATGGTGGAACGGCAAACCAATCGCTATTGGGCATTAGAATATCTCCGCCGTCATCCAGAGGAAATTTGGCAAGTGACGGTTTTAATGTGGCTACGAGAAGACAGCAACTTAGCACTGATATTGTTAGAAGATTTGGGCTTACAATTACCAATGGTATTTAAGCGATCAGCTGCATTGGGTGAACAGATATTAGTCAAAGTGAGTTTTTCTGACCCACAAAAAGATGTGATCCAGTTCCAAGAGATTATCTACCAAGAAGCCCAGACAGCAGCAAATTAGGGGTGTGGGGGTTTAGGGGGGCAAGGGTGTAACAAGCCCCGTTGGGGCGGGTGTAGGGGGAAGAACTAGCCCCAACACCTTCAACTCCTACACCCTTACACCCCTAATGAACTTGAATATTCATTAAAGGTAAATGCTGACTACTGCGGAGGTTTTGCCGCATACTACACAAAATAACATACAAGTCAAGAAAATAATTATTAAGTGTACGTTTGCCGATAGTTGATATTAGTAGATAAAGATTTAACTAAGCAATGCAATAATCTATACTAAGCGCAGATGGCTTGAGACAGATTATTAAATTGGAAAAGTTTTTCTAATGAAATTAACTCAAAAGCTTTGTATCGTTACTACGGCTGGGGTAATAATGAGCCTGGGTTTACTAGAAGCTGTCCCAGTCCATGCAGTTACACTCAACTTTGATTGGACTGGTAATGCTGGGTATTCAGCTAAAGGCTCATTTTCTTATGATGAAACTCAAGGTTACACAACCATAGATAATTCAAAGCTGCAATCTATTACAATCGCTTTTTTTGACCCAAGTAAAAAATTGTTGAATAGTTTTGCCCCAGTTATTAATGGCAGTATTGGTTATGATTTTTTAGACTTTAACTACGATACAGTCACGAAGTCTTTGTTTGGATATTTTGATGTAGGTCAAGATAACGGACAAAGTACAGATTATTATCTGTTCGGGAATGTTAGTTTTGGCCTTAGTCTGAGAAATCCTACAGAGGGGACAATAGATCAGAGCAATGGATTAAATAATATTACCTCTAAAACTCCAATACCTGAACCATTAACAACGAGTGGTACAATTTTTGCTGCGGCGATCGCCTGGGTGATGAAGCGTAGACAAGTTGCTACTCAAAAAGCCAAAGCTTAATCACTGGACTGCTGACAAACATCCCTACCAACTAAATCAATTCGTAACAATGCTCCGCCCTGCTATATCCCTAACTTCTTTGAGAAGCTGGGGATTTTTGGCTGGCAATTATCGTGAATTTAAAAATCAAATAACCCTCTGTAATTAATCTATGAGAATAATTTTCTTAAACTTATAATTGCAGATTTTGTCTTTATTTTTTCTCTCATGAGAGTTATAAAATAACGCTATTTATGATTACCAAATTGCGAAGAATGATTAAAAATTAATTTAATATAAAACACAATTTTAAAGTGTGAAATTGGTGGCAATTAGACCGATGATAAAGTCACAAGCAAAATTCAACCAGGGTATTTTAGCGTGAAATATCATCTGACAAAATATTATAAGCTGTTAGTTCTTTTTGTTTGTACGACGTTGTTTGTCTTTTTCGGTCAGATAGTTATTGCTCAGAGTAACTATAATCTAGGCACTCAAGGAAAACAAAAAGTAGAATTGATTGTCAGTAGCGATTTCATCGTGACGATGAACGAGGCACAACCAATTATTGAGAATGGAGCGATCGCTATTCAAAAAGGCAAAATTGTTGCCGTAGACACTCAGTACAAAATCATGGCAGCTTACAAAGCCGACAGGACGCTGCCAGGTGAGGGTATGGTAATGATGCCGGGTCTTGTTAATGGTCACTCTCACTCAGCAATGGTTCTATTTCGCGGTCTTGCGGATGACTTGGCGTTGGAGGATTGGCTCCAGAATTATATCTTCCCCGCAGAAGGAAGATTCGTTGACAAAAATTTTGTCCGCGTTGGCGAACAGCTTGCTTGTTGGGAGATGATACGCGGTGGTACAACAACCTTTGTGGATATGTACTTTGAGCCAGATGTGGCTGCCAATGTAGTGAATGAATGCGGCTTACGGGCTGTGATTGCGCCCTCCTCAATAGATTTTCCCAGTCCTGGTTTCCAAGGATGGGATGATGCCTTTGCCTCAGCGATCAATTTCCTGAAACAATGGAAAGGCAAGAATGAACGGATCATCCCGGCTATTGCTGCTCATGCTCCTTACACTGTCTCACCAGATCATCTGAGCCAAGCTATTCGCGCTGCACGTCATTACGATGTTCCCCTGACGATTCACTTAGCAGAGACACAAACCGAAGTTAGAGATGTCCAGCAGCGTTATAACGCCACCCCAGTCCAACATCTAGAAAATCTCAGCTTCCTAGAACCCCGTGTATTTGCCGCACACGTCGTCTGGCCTAACGCCAGTGAAATTGCTCTGCTGGCTAAACGTGGTGTGGGTGTGATCCACAATCCTGACTCCAATTTAAAACTGGCTTCCGGCTTTGCACCGATTCCAGCGATGTTGAAAGCAGGAGTTAAGGTTGGTTTAGGTACAGATGGAGCCGCGTCGAACAACGTTCTGGATATGTGGAATGCAATTCGCCTCACTGCTCTCATCCATAAAGGGACTACCCTGAATCCCACTGCTGTACCAGCTAAGACAGTTTTGCGGATGGCAACACTTGGCGGAGCAGAAGCACTGGGCTTGTCAGATAAAATTGGTGCAATTAAGTTGGGGCTGCAAGCAGACGTAATTCAGGTGAAACTTAAAGAACCGCATATGCTGCCACTTTACAATGTCATCTCGCATTTAGTTTATGCAGCAGATGCCCAAGATGTTGATACTGTGATTGTGAATGGGCAAGTTCTCATGCAGAAACGTCAGATGCTGACGCTTGATACTGAGAAGATTCGCCGTGAAGCTACTTCTATTGGCCAGAAAATTAAAGCTCAATTCCGACCCTCTAATTAATTACTATTTCTCTGATTCCCCAAAAAATCAGGTTTGGTTCCACTATTAAACTTGTGGCGATCGCTGGATATAATTCTTGCAGATAATGTAATAGTAAAAGGCGATCGCCTCCTTTCATCACTATCTTTCCTTGAGGAAACAAACGCCACCACTCCTCAACAAAATCTCTAATTCCTGCCACTAAGGTATACATCACTCCACTTTGAATCGCTTGTGGGGTATTTAGTGCAAATCGTCGAGGTAAATCTGGAATTGTCTTTATTTCCACTTGCGGTAATTGTCCAGTTTTTTGACCTAAACTCGCCAATTGCAAACCTACACCCGGTAAAATTGCCCCGCCAACTAAACACTGATGAGTATCCGCAGCAGTAAAAGTTAATGCTGTCCCCGCATCAATTACTAACATCGGAAACCCCCAAGTTATCCCCGCACCCCACAAAGCCAACGCCCGATCAATTCCCAATGTAGGATATATGTCTTTGAGGGGTATCTGATCTAACGTGATGACGCGAACATTAGGGTAGCTTTGCCAAAGTGCCGTTTGTTGCGGAACTACAGAGGCGATGGTGAGGGACAGGGGGAGTGAGGGAGTGAGGGAGTGAGGGAGTGAGGGATGAGGAGAAAGAATTTTCCTCTTATCCCCTTGTTGCAAAATCTTCAGTAATTCATCTAGTGTTCGAGACTCAGCCAATTCATGTACGACTGACTCAGGTAAATACTCAGTATCCCAAGTACAATTTAGAGTATTACCGAAAAATAAACCCCAATGCAGCCGGGAATTGCCAATTTCCAAGGCTAGCCATATAGTTTTTATGTGTCTGGGATAATTGTCTGATGTCACACTTTTGACTTTTTTAAGTTATCTATAGATTTTTTAATAAAACTTAACAAACAACCCATGTCACAATAGTAATAGAGGCATAAATACTCATTGTGTTAAGGAGAGAGTTATGGTAGCACTCACAGATAAAGCTGAAAAACGGCTCACCATACAAACTGGGGAGATTGCGGAAGATACGACAGCAATTCGCTCTTTAGATTGGGATCGCGATCGCTTTGATATTGAGTTCGGTTTGCAAAACGGGACTACATATAACTCATTTCTGATACGCGGTGAGCAGATTGCTCTAGTAGATACTTCCCATGAAAAGTTTCGTCAGCTTTATTTAGATACGCTC
Coding sequences within it:
- a CDS encoding pantothenate kinase, with the protein product MTSDNYPRHIKTIWLALEIGNSRLHWGLFFGNTLNCTWDTEYLPESVVHELAESRTLDELLKILQQGDKRKILSPHPSLPHSLTPSLPLSLTIASVVPQQTALWQSYPNVRVITLDQIPLKDIYPTLGIDRALALWGAGITWGFPMLVIDAGTALTFTAADTHQCLVGGAILPGVGLQLASLGQKTGQLPQVEIKTIPDLPRRFALNTPQAIQSGVMYTLVAGIRDFVEEWWRLFPQGKIVMKGGDRLLLLHYLQELYPAIATSLIVEPNLIFWGIREIVIN
- the rpmG gene encoding 50S ribosomal protein L33 encodes the protein MAKSKGVRIVVTLECTECRTNPDKRSPGVSRYTTTKNRRNTTNRLELNKFCTHCNKHTVHKEIK
- a CDS encoding RDD family protein, with protein sequence MTIARIPKKHYPKADTWRRGLALGLDFLGVWLVSSLLGSNNLGIQVTQIFVFIVGWLILRVLVVYNNQGQSLGRWAFDLKVLEVEDGQVVARIPELQALLKREAIICFGAILVSIALGNIRANPTAILLVIPLALDCGAAFSDTQMQQAWHDRYAKTSIVSSRRGYSLDIKVKRLVEILRRNVRR
- a CDS encoding ribonuclease catalytic domain-containing protein; the encoded protein is MEKGTLVEFRVQGDRRLGVVDRPDGKTRWFVVDERGQPHSLAPRQITYIVNGSTYKPSDISGFLQEIQPFLDPSSLEVAWELLVEDGETVTPAAMANLLFSESAPAPCYAAHCLLSDDKLYFKQKGDAYEPRTAAQVAERKHQIEVEALKARGQQEFLVRIEQALQGEAVEWSRHDRQRLEALEKYAALLADIVRVGLNFDSLARAYPPPATVLETMNLLGRTATPQGAFQLLVDLGWWSANENLFLRRSSIPIQFPNKVLEVAQQRLDFPPTDLDANRLDLTHLKVYTIDDESTTEIDDGLSWEKLPDGKERLWVHIADPTRYLVPEDDLDLEARKRGSTVYLPTGMVPMFPELLATGPMSLVQGKVCCALSFGVVLDITGAVAEFTIHPSSIKPTYRLTYEDADEMLQLGVQAEPEIEAIATWAKKRKSWRYNQGAISITMPEAMIKVKGDDISIDILEDSASRQLVAEMMILAGEVAARYGQVNNIPLPFRGQPQPELPPEDELLQLPPGFVRACAMRRCMPKSEMSITPVRHSGLGLNTYTQATSPIRRYSDLLTHFQLKAHLRGEAPPFSAEQLKEVMMTVTSTTQEVTMVERQTNRYWALEYLRRHPEEIWQVTVLMWLREDSNLALILLEDLGLQLPMVFKRSAALGEQILVKVSFSDPQKDVIQFQEIIYQEAQTAAN
- a CDS encoding amidohydrolase; the protein is MKYHLTKYYKLLVLFVCTTLFVFFGQIVIAQSNYNLGTQGKQKVELIVSSDFIVTMNEAQPIIENGAIAIQKGKIVAVDTQYKIMAAYKADRTLPGEGMVMMPGLVNGHSHSAMVLFRGLADDLALEDWLQNYIFPAEGRFVDKNFVRVGEQLACWEMIRGGTTTFVDMYFEPDVAANVVNECGLRAVIAPSSIDFPSPGFQGWDDAFASAINFLKQWKGKNERIIPAIAAHAPYTVSPDHLSQAIRAARHYDVPLTIHLAETQTEVRDVQQRYNATPVQHLENLSFLEPRVFAAHVVWPNASEIALLAKRGVGVIHNPDSNLKLASGFAPIPAMLKAGVKVGLGTDGAASNNVLDMWNAIRLTALIHKGTTLNPTAVPAKTVLRMATLGGAEALGLSDKIGAIKLGLQADVIQVKLKEPHMLPLYNVISHLVYAADAQDVDTVIVNGQVLMQKRQMLTLDTEKIRREATSIGQKIKAQFRPSN
- a CDS encoding FkbM family methyltransferase — translated: MLLLKKILPSSVKHSLKNLLGLNSLQQKIVDVEQQLPTIQQKIVDVEQQLPTIQQKIVDVEQQLDTIPQKLINIEQQLDILTKSNLVTEFYIPRNRYQFNATYLGNNRVIAPHPLACHIFLDSRCILVTPQIISQAYETGIVNYLKANIKPGMKCLEIGANQGFHTLTMAFLVGSEGHVVAFEANPQTFAYLNDSIVSNGILPRVTLENKAAFDKDGVVEFKQLTRYAAGSHIALYEEDWTDSLNDGNTISIPAVDINAYLLNNNFIPNFIKIDAEGAEPYIFRSLLDVVKLNNEVKIMMEFVPGTFEFVGGLASFTQEISSLGFKFFAIDISGIIQEVTNQDVVETVGFADYIISQ
- the glp gene encoding gephyrin-like molybdotransferase Glp, producing the protein MLSVRDATEIIFNLVQPLDSQQDTEIVDLSTAHGRILATPVISPLDFPHWDNSAMDGYAVRYEDVQNSSGEQPVSLEIVAEIPAGDQPQSTLQPGQAARIFTGAMMPQGADTVVMQERTHREDNRVLIMATPKPGEFVRRKAAYYQAGTQLLPAGIRLNAPEIAVLAALQCSQVKVYRRPRIAIFSTGDELVTLEQPLQPGQIVDSNQYALAALVRQIGAEPILLGIVKDHPTALTETINYDVNNADIVISSGGVSVGDYDYIDKILAALGAEIHIRSVAMRPGKPLTVATFPQSPIYFGLPGNPAAVLVTFWRFVQPVIRKLGGLAEGWEPRFVKVRSHDELRSDGKREVYVWGSLHLVDGVYEFHQAGGSHSSGNLINLAQTNALAVLPVGRTLIAPGEEVEVLENV
- the rpsR gene encoding 30S ribosomal protein S18 — its product is MSYYRRRLSPIKPGEPIDYKDVDLLRKFITERGKILPRRITGLTAKQQRDLTLAIKRARIVALLPFINAEG